One part of the Procambarus clarkii isolate CNS0578487 chromosome 41, FALCON_Pclarkii_2.0, whole genome shotgun sequence genome encodes these proteins:
- the LOC123761188 gene encoding uncharacterized protein: MEGHIVVTIGHIRVMESHIGVMEGHIGVMDGHIGVMQGRIVVMDGHIVVMDYHIGVMESHIGGMEGHIGMIVGHIWVMEGHIVVMDGHIGDWRSHRGDGVSHSGDEGSYWGDRGSHMDDGGSHRDDGGSHMGDGESHSGDGWSHSGDVRSHSGDGRSHRGDGESHRSDGGSHRDDGGSHMGDGGSHSGDGSSHRGDGESHRSDGGSHRDDGGSHMGDGGLHSGDGWSHRGDGGHIVIMDGHIVVMDGHIVVMDAHIVVMDGHVVVTEGHIGVMERHTGMMEGHIVVMDGHIKVMDGHIGVMDGHIGVMDGHIVVTKGHKVVMMGGSHSGDGESVT; this comes from the coding sequence atggagggtcacatagtggttaCGATTGGTCACATAAGGGTGATGGAgagtcacataggggtgatggagggtcacataggggtgatggatggtcacatagGAGTGATGCAGGGTCgcatagtggtgatggatggtcacatagtggtgatggattatcacataggggtgatggagagTCACATAGGagggatggagggtcacatagggatGATTGTGGGTCACAtatgggtgatggagggtcacatagtggtgatggatggtcacatagGGGATTGgaggtcacataggggtgatggagtgtcacatagtggtgatgaagGGTCATATTGGGGTGATCGAGGGTCACATATggatgatggagggtcacatagggatgatggagggtcacatatggGTGATGGagagtcacatagtggtgatggatggtcacatagtggtgatgtaaggtcgcatagtggtgatggaaggtcacataggggtgatggagagTCGCATAggagtgatggagggtcacatagggatgatggagggtcacatatgggtgatggagggtcacatagtggtgatggatcatcacataggggtgatggagagTCACATAGGAGTGATGGGGGGTCACATAGggatgatggagggtcacatatggGTGATGGAGGgttacatagtggtgatggatggtcacataggggtgacggaggtcacatagttataatggatggtcacatagtggtgatggatggtcacatagtggtgatggatgctcacatagtggtgatggatggtCACGTAGTGGTGAcggagggtcacataggggtgatggagagaCACACAGgaatgatggagggtcacatagtggtgatggatggaCACATAAAggtgatggatggtcacataggggtgatggatggtcacataggggtgatggatggtcacatagtggtgacgaAGGGTCACAAAGTGGTGATGAtgggagggtcacatagtggtgatggagaaaGTGTCACATAG